From Rhizobium favelukesii, the proteins below share one genomic window:
- the tnpC gene encoding IS66 family transposase, producing MTRTGEPSIAELMAQLAANAAEIAALKAEKEALSQRVVKLEEELALAKLHRFAPRSEKHIDRLFNEAEEAAVEDGSEAGDVVELPDTGLPAVEGQTGKKRGRRPLPEDLPRERVEYDLPDDQKSCPCCQGQMHRMGEAVTEQLHIEVKAKVLQNVRFKYACRHCDRTGINTPVVIAPMPTQPLPGSIATASTLAFALVHKYVDGTPLYRVAQTFERAGVPISRGALAHWVIGSSEKHLHRIYDALKLRLRSQPLIHGDETTVQVLKEKDKEATSTSYMWAYRSGEDSDQPIVLLDYQPGRGQIHPQTFLGDYRGILVSDGYTAWRTLHGATHVGCMAHSRRRFVEALKARKNGGGPPEQALRFFEQLYRIERQAREIKPDAGETQAACIRRFRQQHSLPVLNALKTWLDNIAPKVVPDTKLGDAVSYTLNQWDYLTRYTSDGRMPIDNNILERDIRVFATGRKSWLFSDTADGAKASAVIYSLMLTCRACGVDPLIWLRHVLTELPQREENADIGDLLPFNFSKTSTTE from the coding sequence ATGACTCGCACCGGCGAACCGAGCATTGCAGAACTGATGGCGCAATTGGCAGCCAATGCTGCCGAAATCGCTGCGCTCAAAGCCGAGAAGGAAGCGCTCTCGCAGCGGGTCGTCAAGCTGGAAGAAGAGCTTGCACTGGCAAAACTCCATCGCTTTGCCCCCCGCAGTGAAAAGCACATTGATCGTCTCTTCAACGAGGCCGAAGAGGCTGCGGTCGAGGATGGCAGCGAAGCAGGCGATGTTGTCGAGCTTCCGGACACCGGCCTGCCAGCGGTAGAAGGTCAAACGGGAAAGAAGCGTGGACGCAGACCTCTGCCAGAAGACCTGCCACGCGAGCGCGTCGAATATGACCTCCCCGACGATCAGAAGTCTTGTCCCTGCTGCCAGGGTCAGATGCATCGCATGGGCGAGGCTGTTACCGAGCAGCTCCATATCGAGGTCAAGGCAAAGGTCCTACAGAATGTGCGGTTCAAGTACGCTTGCCGCCATTGCGACCGCACCGGGATCAACACACCCGTCGTGATCGCACCGATGCCGACGCAGCCCCTGCCGGGCAGCATCGCTACCGCCTCGACGTTAGCCTTCGCGCTCGTCCACAAATACGTCGACGGCACACCGCTTTACCGCGTGGCTCAGACATTCGAGCGTGCTGGTGTTCCGATCAGCCGCGGCGCTCTCGCTCACTGGGTCATCGGCTCAAGCGAGAAGCATCTGCACCGCATCTATGATGCGCTGAAACTGCGGTTGCGATCGCAGCCTCTCATTCATGGCGATGAGACGACGGTTCAAGTCCTCAAGGAAAAGGACAAGGAGGCCACCAGCACATCGTACATGTGGGCCTATCGCAGCGGCGAGGACAGTGACCAGCCAATCGTACTGCTCGATTATCAGCCCGGGCGCGGCCAGATCCACCCGCAGACCTTCCTTGGTGACTACCGCGGCATATTGGTGAGCGATGGCTACACAGCCTGGCGCACATTGCATGGCGCAACCCATGTCGGATGCATGGCTCACTCCAGGCGGCGCTTCGTCGAAGCCCTCAAGGCAAGAAAGAATGGCGGCGGCCCGCCGGAGCAAGCGCTCAGGTTCTTCGAGCAGCTCTACCGGATCGAGAGGCAGGCGCGAGAGATAAAGCCCGACGCCGGTGAAACGCAGGCCGCCTGCATTCGCCGCTTCCGGCAACAGCACAGTTTGCCTGTCCTGAACGCCCTCAAGACGTGGCTCGATAACATCGCGCCGAAGGTCGTGCCGGATACCAAGCTCGGCGATGCTGTGTCCTACACCCTGAACCAATGGGATTATCTGACGCGCTACACCAGCGACGGCAGGATGCCGATCGATAACAACATCCTGGAACGCGACATCAGGGTTTTTGCGACCGGAAGAAAATCGTGGCTGTTCAGCGACACTGCTGACGGAGCCAAGGCCAGTGCTGTGATTTACAGTCTGATGCTGACATGCCGCGCCTGTGGCGTCGACCCTCTGATCTGGCTGCGCCACGTACTCACCGAGTTGCCACAGCGCGAAGAGAATGCCGACATCGGCGACCTGCTCCCGTTCAACTTCTCCAAGACCTCCACGACCGAATAG
- the tnpB gene encoding IS66 family insertion sequence element accessory protein TnpB (TnpB, as the term is used for proteins encoded by IS66 family insertion elements, is considered an accessory protein, since TnpC, encoded by a neighboring gene, is a DDE family transposase.) gives MFRLGGDLKVYLHREPIDFRAGINSLAVLVQETMALDPFAPAVFAFCNRRRDRMKLLFFDRSGFVMVLKRLTEDRFRWPRCEVPVVMLTTEQLHWILDGIDIDAMVRHPVRQYQIAG, from the coding sequence ATGTTCAGACTGGGCGGTGATCTCAAGGTTTACCTGCATCGCGAACCGATCGACTTCCGCGCGGGCATCAACAGCCTGGCGGTCCTGGTCCAGGAGACGATGGCGCTGGATCCGTTTGCGCCTGCGGTTTTTGCCTTCTGCAATCGCCGGCGTGACCGAATGAAGCTGCTGTTTTTTGATCGTTCCGGTTTTGTGATGGTCCTGAAGCGGTTGACCGAGGACAGGTTCAGATGGCCCCGTTGCGAGGTGCCGGTGGTCATGCTGACGACAGAACAGCTTCACTGGATCCTCGATGGCATCGATATCGACGCAATGGTGCGCCATCCGGTGCGGCAATATCAGATTGCCGGCTGA
- the tnpA gene encoding IS66-like element accessory protein TnpA — protein sequence MDEDAPKLQVRLVGRDGRRRYDPASRDQLVAACLEPGVSVSRLALEHGVNANLVRKWMKKSRAERQLPLASAFVPVQIAPDMHSGSAGDLKKTKPLSQCLPASKVSALLPNGVSLTVECAGVEVLEAIIGALGHVQTGR from the coding sequence ATGGATGAAGATGCTCCTAAACTGCAGGTACGGCTTGTTGGTCGCGACGGCCGCCGTCGATATGACCCTGCGTCGAGAGATCAGCTTGTCGCGGCGTGCTTAGAACCCGGCGTTTCGGTCTCGCGGCTGGCGCTGGAGCACGGCGTCAATGCGAATCTCGTCCGGAAGTGGATGAAGAAGTCCAGAGCGGAGCGTCAATTGCCTTTGGCCTCGGCGTTCGTTCCGGTTCAGATTGCTCCGGATATGCACTCGGGTTCTGCTGGCGATCTGAAGAAGACCAAGCCATTGAGCCAGTGCCTTCCCGCATCCAAGGTGAGCGCACTCCTGCCGAACGGGGTCAGCCTGACCGTCGAGTGCGCCGGTGTGGAAGTGCTGGAAGCAATCATAGGAGCGCTGGGTCATGTTCAGACTGGGCGGTGA